The DNA sequence ctcgctcctatctgggctcgaaccaggaacacatcgacaacagccaccctcgaagcagcgttacccatgtagagcaaggggaacaactactccaagtctcagagcgagtgacgtttgaaacgctattagcgcgcacccggtaactagctagccatttcacatcggttacaccagcctaatcttgggagttgataggcttgaagtcataaacagcgcaatgcattgcgaagagctgctggcaaaacgcacgaaagtgccgtttgaatgaatgcttacgagcctgctggtgcctaccaccgctcagtcagactgctctatcaaatcatagacttaattataatataataaacacacagaaatacgagccttaggtcattaatatggtcgaatccggaaactatcatctcgaaaacaaaacattttttctttcagtgaaatacgcaaccggtccgtattttacctaacgggtggcatccctaagtctaaatattcctgttacattgcacaaccttcaatggtatgtcataattacgtacaattctggcaaattagtttgcaacgagccaggcaatgaacgcaagagcagtgacacaatttcatgttagcaggcaatattaactaaatatgcaggtttaaaaatatatacttgtgtattaattttaaagaaaggcattgatgttcatggttaggtacactggtgcaacgacagtgcttttttcgcaaatgtgcttgttaaatcgtcacccgtttgtcgaagtaggctgtgattcgatgagaaatgaacaggcaccgcatcgattatatgcaacgcaggacacgttagataaactagtaatatcatcaaccatgtgtagttaactagtgattatgttaagataagtttaatgctagctagcaacttaccttggtttcttgctgccctcgcgtaacaggtagtcagcctgccaagCAGgatcctcgtggagtgcaatgtaaggcaggtggttagagcgttggactagcaaccagaaggttgcaaaaacgaatcccccctgaacaaggcagttaacccccgttcctagtccgtcattgaaaataagaatgtgttcttaatctgacttgcctagttaaataaaggtgtaaaaaaataaattaaaaaaattcattaaaaaaataaataaataagaaacggcaaatcggtggccaaaaataccgattaccgattgttatgaaatattgaaattggccctaattaaatcggccattccgattagtcggtcgacctctaatatatatatatacatatacatatacatatacatatacacatacatacatacatacatacatacatatacatatatatacatatatatatatatatatatatatatatatatatatatatatatacacacacacacacatcatatatcaatatataaaaatatattagctaaacaggtgggaaTTCCTGTAAACCTTTTTTGAGTATGATTTAATGTGGTATTAAACAAAACCCcaaattctcagtcaaaaacatAAGACAGAACACAGcgtctctattctctcatgtgttttcaggtcctctgactgggaaaatgtctttccacaaatCAGAGCAGTGGTATGTCGTCTCCTCCTTTGTATTTGTATGAATTCTTTCATGGTCTTTCAGGTTCCATAACCAGGTAAATCTTATTCCACACTGAGAACAGTGGTAGATGTGTGTCCTCTCAATGTTTTCAGGATCCCTAACAAGGTAAAAGTCTTTCCACATCGGGAGCAGTGGTCAggtgtgtcctctcatgtgatGTAAGGTCCTGTAATCGTGAAAATCTTTTTCCTCACTGGGAGAattggtaaggcttttctcctgtgtgtattccttTATGCCTTTTCAGGCTCGCTaaatgggtaaaactctttccacagagggaACACTTAAAAGGCTTTTCTCccgtgtgtgtcctctcatgctcttttagaTTGCCCAAAGTGGTcaaactctttccacacagggagcagtggtgaggcttctctcctgtatgtattctcttatgtatttTCAGGGTCTCTAAATGAGAAAAATACttgccacactgggagcagtaataaggcttctctcctgtgtgcattctctcatgtgttttcaggctccctatctgggtaaaactctttccacacagggaacagtggtaaggcttctctcctgagtGTATTTTCTCGTGCTTTTTAAGATTGCCTAACAtggtaaaactctttccgcatagggagcagtggtaaggcttctctcctgtatggattctctcatgtattttcaggcttcctaactgagtaaaactctttccacactgggagcattggtagGTCTTCCTCCCTGCTGTATGTATTTCTTCATGCCTATTCAGGGCCCttaaccaggtaaaactctttccacactgggaacattgaaaaggcttttctcctgtgtgcatCGTCTCATGCTGTTTTAGGTTCCAGaaccgggtaaaactctttccacagtgggagcagtgatgTGGTCTTGCTGGTTTGGAcatctctgggtctggttcccctgaaggactcttcctgctgtcagagtgagagtctggtccctctcctgccaaagacagagTATTTAGTGAAACTGAGACATGATACAACTgtcttcctatgaggtttaatccaGAATAGATCCCTCAATAACAAATAAAGAGTGGCTGTTGTGATTTATAGGCCAATAAAAACACTATTTAACTTTATGGTTGTTATGCATGCATTAGACCTAATGGATAAATAGACTAGTCAGTATAGGATACATGTATTAGACCTAATGGATAATAGACTAGTCAGTATAGGATACATATATTAGACCTAATGGATAATAGACTAGTCAGTATAGGATACATGTATTAGACCTAATGGATAATAGACTAGTCAGTATAGGATACATGTATTAGACCTAATGGATAAATAGACGTCAGTATAGGATACATGTATTAGACCTAACAGATAAATAGACGTCAGTATAGGATACAtgtatagaataaggctgtaacgtaacaaaatgtggaaaaagtcaaagggtctgaatactttctgaatgcactgtatatcactgACACTTTTCTAGGAACAGGTTTCTGATATTCTATTGATGATATTAATTgagaacatgttttatttttggaTCTATGATTTCATAACTCGTTTTAATCATATTGTGGATTATTTAAATTATATTAAGGGGCTGTGTTAGTGTGTACCACCATCTCTATTTAAACTATATTGAGGGGCTGTGTTAGTGTACCACCATCTCTATTTAAACTATATTGAGGGGCTGTGTTAGTGTGTACCACCATCTCTATTTAAACTATATTGAGGGGCTGTGTTAGTGTACCACCATCTCTATTTAAACTATATTGAGGGGCTGTGTTAGTGTGTACCACCATCTCTATTTAAACTATATTGAGGGGATGTGTTGTGTACCACCATCTCTATTTAAACTATATTGAGGGGCTGTGTTGTTGTGTACCACCATCTCTATTTAAACTATATTGAGGGGCTGTGTTGTTGTGTACCACCATCTCTATTTGCAGTAATTCATAGTCCATTATATTGTGAAAGGTTTGTCTCATTGAGTCATTTTATATCATTAATTCATATTATTTTAATCTACTCATATTTCAACATTGGTATCTTATTCTactctaatgtattagctaccatggagccttattatattctaatgtattagttaccatggagccttattatattctactgtattagctaccatggagccttattatattctaatgtattagctaccatggagccttattatattctaatgtattagctaccatggagccttattatattctaatgtattagctaccatggtgccttattctactgtattagctaccatggagccttattctattctaatgtattagctaccatggagccttattctattataatgtattagctaccatggtgccttattctattctaatgtattagctaccatggagccttattatattctaatgtattagctaccatggagccttattata is a window from the Salmo trutta chromosome 38, fSalTru1.1, whole genome shotgun sequence genome containing:
- the LOC115178085 gene encoding zinc finger protein 773-like yields the protein MSSLSYSPPAKEEVGWTEKEALGLNIVVKEEAEDVSVKGEEEAFRMKEEDEEAISITLEEEADNVRMKEEKETFRVKDEEGIEAVTVEEEEVEASRIKEEEEEAITLKEEEEDVIVKEEKEPIGVSEEAILRKEDEEDVLGDEGEEEETEDLINTREGPDSHSDSRKSPSGEPDPEMSKPARPHHCSHCGKSFTRFWNLKQHETMHTGEKPFQCSQCGKSFTWLRALNRHEEIHTAGRKTYQCSQCGKSFTQLGSLKIHERIHTGEKPYHCSLCGKSFTMLGNLKKHEKIHSGEKPYHCSLCGKSFTQIGSLKTHERMHTGEKPYYCSQCGKYFSHLETLKIHKRIHTGEKPHHCSLCGKSLTTLGNLKEHERTHTGEKPFKCSLCGKSFTHLASLKRHKGIHTGEKPYQFSQ